Within Diospyros lotus cultivar Yz01 chromosome 15, ASM1463336v1, whole genome shotgun sequence, the genomic segment ATGCTAATTTTGTTCAAAAGCCTAAATAAGATTTGTATCACCTTATCTTTCTTTGAGGaatgatattttattgaaaacaTGTAAGGATTTGATATTGTCTTGTATGGGTTCTGTTCTCTCATGTATGTTGTCTCgatattagttatatatgaTAAGTCATTATAATATGCATGGTTGATAATGCATGGAGCATGTACatgaaaaaatgttttaaaaattcttaaaggATTCATGATGCGTGCAACGAACGAGTCCACAAGATATATTCGCAGAGAAAATTTCTTCTCAGAGAAAGACTTCGATTCCAAGGTTATGATATGGACTTCGGTCTCATGATTTTAGACTTCAATCCCATGATTATGttttaaaagattgcatatgagcatgaatgcatgtttcatctTATCATCATTTAAAGTAATGAGAAGAGGTGCGGCGTGAGTGCCATAAATGTTATACATGATTCTATTTGTCTCTCGATACCTGTGATTCTTATGttcacttttaaaaaaaatatttgtcggGTCTTGTGACTCATATTTGCTTGTATCATTCTAAATTGAGGAAGGGAAAGTTCTAGGGCGAGTTCAGTGATGCTAGATTCTTGTCAGTAGATATGTGTATGGGACTCTTCCAATCGAAAAAACCTTGAGGGTGTGTTGAAGGTAAGGGCGTTGGCATCATGTTTTATTGTGGTTGTCAATATGCTTTAGTATAGTGTTACTCCTGAGGTATGTATTAATGATTATTTGCGCTTCCGCTATTGTGAAAGGAGATTGCTATCAGAATATTGTGTAggaataaaagaatttatttggtATAGTTTTATTAAAagtccaaaaattcaaaatattttttgtgttaaaaggcataaatttttcatatgcgAGAGGTCTCACACAAACAAGAGCAAATTAGATAGCTCCAACATTCAAAAATCCCTTCgaatatttcaagaaaagaataagtaattattcataaagaattataattttaaaataatttcagaatattgggacaaatatcattcataaaaatcataattctagttggattaggAAATGATATAATTGAATAGGTATGGCAACAATACCCATggagtgaattgggttatttaaaaatttgatataaacttgaaaaatttcttatttgataAGTATGAAAAATTTGATGCATGTTAAAAGATGATTGAGACAATTGCAAAATACAATTTAGGATATGAAAAGTAAGCGCAATAACGAGACATAagcgatgtatagtggttcggtttaaacaaacctaatccactacctaaTCTCCTCACTAAGTATTTTTAAACAAATCACTATAATTCTCCTATCACATCGGATAGACCCTTTGCCACCAAGTTAGGAAAATACAATTctcttattttaacaaacaattcCTCTAGTAAAACTAGGTATTTCAAAACTTCCTACAAGTAATGTAGGCCCTTTAGTAAAACAAGCTAAGTAACTACAAGTTGTTACAAGATAAGAAAGGATTTAAGAAATGAtattcttagttacaagttaTCTCTAGAATAAAGACAAGGCTTGAAAATGAATACAAATCCTGGAAAagagaataaatttaataatgaaGCACAATAATGGTTTTAGCACTTAGGAGcttataaatagatcacttagGTGCTTGTAGATAGATCACTTAGGTGCTTGAAATCTctctttgactttgaatttatAGTCTCTTGAAAGCCATGCTAGAATCAAGTCGTTGTAAGTGGAGAGAACACTTGAGAGTAGTGGATGAACTAGCCGTTATGTGTTTCTGTGAAAcaaacggtcgacagatgcaaggcatcAGTCGACAGATTACTAGAAATTCAAAAGTCGGTCGACAATTCATTTGAGACTGTCGACAGTTCTTTGAGCAAACATTCTATTGGTCGACAGATGGGTTATCCACTATTAAAGCACCAAGGATTGGCATTCTGCCGATTGACATATGCATGATCATCGGTTGACAGATGAAGGTTAATACAAAAGGCCGGCCGACAGATGACAAACGATCTGTCGACATATGGATATTATTTCAAAGACAACTATctgtcggtcgacagatgcatagGCATCGATCGACAATTaggccaaaatttaaaaatcgatCGACAGGTCACTTTGACCGGTCGAcagatgacatcattgcttttgaaaattttgtttcattttgaatcaattttgaCTAACGGCTCATTCGATGTTTTGAATATAGATTTTCATAACTATATGTATAATGTGCTTTGATAAAACGTTTTGTTTATCTTAGTGACAAACAATTTTCGAtaatagatttgagaaaaattaaaagacatttttcatcatcaaaactaaataccTCATGTTTGAACATAGATTGATCACATAATCGATCATGTGATTTATCAGGAAAAATCAGAATAAACGTTATTCGTAAAAATCTTACTCCTAACAAGATTaagaaaagtcaaaataagcgttatctaaaataattctaatttcgaattaattaagattattttatatccctctataaataaacaaacacttaTTCTTGAAAATGTATGTCTCTGATACTGATTTCAATAcaatattcattatttttagtgtctgacttaagtatcggaaTATTTTCGTGAGGATCTATTTATGCCCtctaattgtttatttttacaGATTCAGGTGATTTAACGATGATGTTTTtagtcaaataaattcattgttgtatttaataacaacacaaatcaaaattaataaaaacttCAAATCAAAGACCGGATTATATAAGGGCAGAATTGGAACAAACCGGActtggaaatatttattttctcaataaaattttatttaattttatatacatataaaagaagagccatcctttaattatatattatattatgtatatgggGAAGATTTCATAGATGTGGAAGATGGGTTTTCTCGGTGTCACCTTCCATTTTGGGCCTTGTTGATAGATCTAGCATAAGTTGGGCCACCAGGCCCATGTTCCACTTAAATCACCTTTTGGGCCAACCTGATCGAGGCCCACGGCAGATGAGAGCTTCATGAGTCCAGCGATCTCTTGAAAATTTATGGGCCCAATGCTTATGCTAATGAGAAATATTTGATGGTAGATCTAGTATTAAGaagttataataatttttccttaattaggGTCGAGCTTTCTCGAACAATGACTCgtacataaaattttgtattcttATTCGATATGTGTATTTTGTGAGTTAGAGTGTTTGCCCAACAAATTTATCgcgtatataataaaaaaacaatgaTTGTATACTCTCGATAATTAgggaaaaaataagagaatgacGTGATAAATGATTTTGATTCGTCGTTCTCGATTTGGTTCTTTTGTATGCATATAGATCGACAGtgattttcttgttcttattttaaGAACCAAATTTTAAAAGACTTGATATGTGTCAATCACAATTCATCTATTCCATTATGTAAGCAAACGAGTATTTTGTttatccctttttttcttttaagcttagtcaatttttttaaattttaataatactttttaaatttttttttttaaaaaataaaaattcattatgAGAATAAGATTTAAATTCATGATTACGTCCGAACTCATTGCAAAACGAGATTGTGGGAGAACAATACAAGTGTCGTGCTGCTAGGTGAAATGATGGAATACTACACTCTAAATGATGAGagttcaataataaaaaatattattaacttaCGCTCTAACCTGAATAGCATGAGAACACGTGAAATTCTGTATGAACTAGCAAGGACTATATTAGAAGATTAAATATTCTTGAGTGATCAATAACGAAGTAGTATTGCGAAAGAATGGTGAAAAAAACATCAATTGAGAAGTGAAATAGAACGTAAAATCGTGTCAACAGCTCATAGGCAATCACTCGATTAAGGAAATTTATTGAACCCTAATAAAATCGAGTacaaatattattcaataattttaaaaattattttttaatttatacatgCACCCGACACAATTACGAGCCAtctcaaaaatagatttaaatcAATACAAAATTAGAGGCACCGCAGGCGTCCCCCACGCGGGTAGCTCTCTTTTGGGGGTTTTTAATAATTAGATGAAAGAACACAGAGGTAGGGCCTTTCGATGCTCCACCCACGTGCAATAATGCGTCTCCCCGCACAGACACATGCAGCCTTTCACTAATCATCATTAAGATGGAGGAGGCTACATCTATATTGTTTGCATTTAATATTTACCATTCCATCTCGCCTTTTTCTCTAATCATTATTAATGTCCCCTCCCTCTAGGAGCTAcatattatatgaaaaattttataatatttatgggTGTCggtattttgtataatttaaaaaatatatgtattatatagatTCTGATAATGTCGAGCAAAATTATCAAGTTGAACTTCAGGTATAGTTTTTAATGATTAAGTTAGTACTAAGTTTTTAAgtaaaagatatatttatttattgaggtCTTATTCCTTATATATAGGGCCGGCTCAAGGGGTTGTGGCGCCCTAGACGACAACTAATTTAGGGaccttataaaaaatattaaaaatgtacttttattattttttaagatacaaaattactaattaaaattttatattctagtttaaaaagtaaatatttttcaattaacaATATAGGTAAATTACTTAATCTTTTTAATGACATAATTGAacgtaaataagattttattaattttaattttgaaaaatttatttctgCTGAAACTAAAGTAATATGAATAgttaataatattctataagctATTCATGCATTTGGaaaagaatttttcttttttataaaatttagtattgcaagtggtgtttttatttcaatggttataaattcttttaaaaattttaattttaaaaataaatttaaaccatCAATATCAGAGAGTATATcatgttttagaaaatttttaaaatttaaacaatttttcttgaaattatcattatcaagtaattttaacttttctacatcataaaggaaattaaaattatcttcataaattttaaattgttcaaatttattttaaagagagaaaataaaatgatcaCCTAAAtgtgtaaaataattaattttaaaagattcttCAACAAATGATTTaatcttctcattttcattctcgTCAAAttgtttatttctcttttttgtaCGTTTTTCACGAAACTTTGATTCTATATTCATTTACTCTCTAATTTCTTTAGCAAAAATcataaaagatttaaaacaatctttctatagtttttaaaaaaagaaataagacatTTCAAGTGATCTATTACAATAGTAATGTCTACATATTTACATTATAAATAGTTAGTAATGGTATTAATAGTAAATAACATATTACACCAAATAATCATTCCGAATAATTAGCAACAGGTGAGCGCGAGCCTtatcatcttctcttctttcttctatttttaattttctatcattacccctctatctctctctctctctcactctctcattAGTTGTCACTCAAAAGTCAAAATGTCACAACTCACCTCACTTACATTTATTGTCACTACTGGCGGTTAGTATCAGCATGGGTAGCGATGCAtgctctctctatttctttctctctttcatgCACGTGCTCGCCAACGACTGCGTCTTGTTGGTTGTCTCTCTCCTATGAGCGCCATCTTCTTTGGTCTCCGTCGGTCGGTCCAGTCGATGTCTCATCGGCTTTTCCTCAACTTCGCTTTTTACTGGTCTTGGCTCCTGGGTGGTCGATTGGTTGACCGTCAATGGCGTTCTTTAGTTCTTTTGGGCAAGGGCAGCAGCCTCTGTAAATTTTTTTGGGCCCCTTCTTTTTGGGAGTCGAGAATTGTTGGTTATTGGTGGTCTCCTTCTGGGTAGCAAGGTTGGGAGCCTCTGAAATCTTTTGCAACCCTCTTCCCTTTTGggggggccctaggcataggcctaTGTCTTGAGCTGGCCTTACGATCCTCAACTAAGATCTTCAAACTTCTAGAGAGATCTTTTAGCCGTGAACCTTTTCGCTAGCTAGCAAAGGGTTTGATAGAACACTTGCCACTCTTTGTTTAATATGACACGAGTTCAACAAGACTTTCTTTTCAAAAAGGGTCTTGAgagtaaatttataaataagtataatCTTAGGGGACCTTTTATGGGATTTTTAACCTTTATATTATATGTCACaaattttacatatattataCAAAGTACCAGTATTCTTAAATACATTAGAACTTGTCCTAATAATAAGATTCctaatatttaaaagaaaagaaaaaccctaatGGAAGGGCAATATTATGAGATGTTCCAAAAACTtttagagagggagagagagagtgagacaTATAGGCCTCCATGTGAGTCTGAATTGGGGACAAAGAAAAGTGAGGGTGGGGGCTTACAAACAGTTCACATGGGGGGGGACTAATTAGAGATGCATGAGAGGACATGATTCTACGGCCCTTATTGCCCTcaccctttcttttctttcacaGCTCATCCCTCCCTCACCTACACTCACTCTATTTGTGCCCTTCGTCTTCCTCTTTCCCTCCCTAGCTATGTTTGCCACTAtccctacatatatatatatatatatattataaaaattataatattagatTGCTATCAGCTTGGGTTTGATCTTGTTGAGATTTAATCTCAAAACACTTTTTGGCTCGTACCTTTTCCAAACATGGGATATTTGGatctttaatttgattaattgtctCCTTCATGAGATAGACAAAGTTTCGCCACGACATATTTTGACGAGAAAGATACGCATTATATAGTCCTAAAATGCATTTCATATGTTATTAATGAAACTTGAACTTGCATTATATAGTCCCAAAATCACGAGAAAGATACGCCTAGGGAACCCTTAAGggtttaagataaaattaactttttatttgGGAGATTAAACTTTTAGGTgagataataattaataatttaataagctTGACACGATTTATAACACCCGAATTTACAGGTTCACTAATCTAtacaaatttttcttaatagaTTATTGACATAGACTTAGATAGTGACGATTACATCTTgttgtatttatataaaaatatttttaaaatataaataaatacttatattttagtatttataaaattataatatataattaataatcacaTCATTAATTCCAcataaagattttattttgttcCTTTAAAGACTACCTTTCTCATCATCTAACTGGCCTACACCCAAAAAGGCCTTTCCCTCGCCATGTGAGAAtacatttgttttttatttttatatcttttgtacttaattaaatacattatgttatatttaactCATTGATATTAGAATTTATACGAAAAAGTCTTTCCTAAAGTGCAATGGTTCAGTAATAATAAATGCATCTTCTTCTCAAATAAGGTAcgtttttattaattattgatattaataatattaattattgtcctAAGCGTAATAATGGTTAGATAATAATAAAGGTGTCATCTTCTCAAACAAAGAGCATTTACTGTATCTATTGcatataaaaacaaattatatttattggTATTTAAACATTAACTATAAGGCAATAATTAGTGTTACCTTTAATATTGTCATACAACGCTTAGGGGGTGAGTATTTGGCCGATTTGAAAACTAACTCGACCGAAATACTAAAACTGAATAGATTAAAgttatgtaaaaaattaaattgaacaaatcaaaaaattgagcaaatataaaagaattgaaCAAActgaaaaaactaaaaaattaaaaaaaaaacccaaacagAACCAtacaaattgaaaaatcaaaaaaaccaaaaataaacccacaaaaacttaaaaaaatctaaaatttagattaattcgattattttgatcgatagaattgaattaaaataattaaaattatgaaatttaataattgaattgaattgactCTTAGTTGAAACTGAATCgaagataattttaattaattcaatttaattatttcaatcaaACTTTAACTTTTGCAATacattatgtatttattattatcttatcagtttttatttttagattacaATGCCCGTCTAAGATATGCTCTAtcattaaaaatagttatttttttagaCTGTATATATAAGGAAGactattatgaatttatgatCACTATTATTATGTGTTCTTTAaggaacaaaataaagaaatcctaataaaaaataGAGTGAAGTGTTAAATAATTCAGGATATTCCATTTTAAggtcaaattaattattatattttaaaaataactaaatagaTCATTATTTTgagtcaaattaattattatatttttaaaaacacaaatcAAAAGATTGAGTTATTCTGATTTAAGCCCTTAGAGGCTAGATCAATTGGCAAAGGAAGAACCGCTAGGGTGTTGCTCTTTGGGCTCCTAAGTTCCATGTTCGAGCTCTGATGAGGAGATAATTCAATAGACAAGAAGCGAttctgaaaaatgaaaaataattgtcacCCTAACGTTTGTGATTGTGTTAGGGGTCGAAACTTATCTGCTAGGTTCGCTGATTTACTTCTCATACTGAAATCATGAGACCGAATAGCGAGGGCAATCGTGATGAtgggttaataaaaaaaaaaaattattaagatagTGTTAACGAagtcaataattaaattaagtttgaaattaaaatataatatttggaGACAGAGTTATAAAATAAGGGGGCATTGAAGGTGGGGAAGGGGGAGTCACATCGGCACGTGGGGTGGGCGATTCCGCCAGCCAGTTAATAAACTATCTATCGCGACTTTGCAGGGAAACCGTTGGGGAGAGACCCCTCCCCTACCCAGCTGTTGCTAGCTGTCCTAATCCCCCATCCTCCCCTCCCATGTGACCcaccgccaccaccaccaccaaaatatACCACATCCTGTTCCTTCTCCCTATACCACATCCTAAAATCACCAAGttgataattttgttcatgtaatttgattttttttataattaatcaaatttttttattattttaattatactcatataattatatttttaaattaaattaaattttatattttaacgtataaaaaaaattaaattaacttaaaaatataaatatatgaatataatcaaaataataaaaaatttagattatcacGCGTacgaacaaaacaaaaatatcaaagtaaataagttaaattaactaaaaagtTAATGCAAATTCAAAGATTTAATCGAAATAATGCAAAAGTTTAAATGGCCAcacgaaaaaaatataaaagtatgttggcaaaaatatggatttggcttatatataaaacttatttttatattttcttgtttttaaatgaaaatattctttagatactaaaatatttttgataatgtttGTGTATTAgtacattatattttatgttatgttatataaatatataatatattaatagacGATTATCCGTAAAAATGTTATAAGAGAGCTTTCAAATAACATCTTTGTACATTTTCTTGTGTGGCTATCATCGATTAGAACATTTCACCTAATTGGTCTTTATTTCAATGTGGAAATATTATTTGAAGACTTAATTTTGACATTTGAAATAACactttatattgatatattatataattacattaatataacacataatataatatactaaattgtaagaatttaagattaaaaataaactacgATCAAATCACATCAAGCACTTAATCGAACacaaatattttacattaaaaagcTAACTTGAGAAAAATCACAAGTAGAAAGgataacaaaatatcactaaaatgatattattattataataattataatttaaatatttatttataaacctaTCATTTgtctattaatatatatatataaataaataaatatcactctaaatataaaattgagtGAACATATAAGATTATGTCTTATATTTTCTccaacaaccccccccccccccccccccccccccccccctctctctctcccttaaATTAGCCAATTCCTATTCCAACTTCATAGCTGGTGATTGGTCCTTTGAAGTTACATAGTCATCTTTCCCTTTAACAGGCCCTCATCCTGTTTATTACCAGCTGCAGTGCATCACTTTGATTGCAGCTCTAGCGAGCTATAGCTTGCATGCATGGCGCAGCTACCTCCCAGAGCGCCTCATCCCATGCCCAATTGGCCGTCTTTCCCTCTCCCCTCCGCAGCCGCCCAGCAGCCGTCGTGGGTGGATGAATTCCTCGACTTCTCGACGGCGCGGCGGAACTCGCACCGGCGATCGGTTAGCGAATCGATTGCCTTCCTCCCCTTGCTCGAGGACTGCCCGGCTTCTTCACCGCCGACGACAGCCACGCCTGCGACCAACGCCGGTTTTGAGGAGCAGTTCATGTCCATGTTTGACGACGAAATAGAAATGAAGGCGGCGCCGGCATCGTCCGAAGCTTCAACGCCGTCCGATCAGAACAGCATTGACGACGAGAAGCCAACGCTGCGGCAGCCACAAGGCCATCAGCCGCCGGCAAAGGGAGAGACTAGAGAGGTGGAGAGCTCATGCAACCCGGAACCACAACCCGACACCAGGGCCTCCCCCTCCGCAGCCGCCGGCGACACAATCGTTGACCCCAAGAGGATTAAGAGGTGATTACGCCCATAACCCACCCTCTTTaatttaaaaccctaatcattcgAATATTGACGTAAAAAATCTGCATGGCTGATCCATTTACAGAAAACCCTAGTAATGAAGATAAACCACTTCATAAATGGTTGAATGAGAGGCATatcaatatacatttatatatatatatatatatctgcctgtgtatatatagatatataggtTCAGTagattaaagaatatatattatgcaaacaatatataattaattcttGAGCATCTTTGCGCATGATCAGAATCTTGGCCAATCGGCAATCAGCTCAGAGATCAAGAGTGAGGAAGCTGCAATACATCTCAGAGCTTGAACGCAGTGTAACAACGTTGCAGGTGtcccaaattttctttttaaattccCTATTTTCTTGCAGTGGTTGTTCACATGAacttttaatatattatgtatcCTTCCTTAACAAAGACAAAACTTGTTTTTCTCTGTaaattttgatgcaaaaatGAAGACTGAAGTATCGGCATTGTCGCCGAGAGTTGCGTTCTTGGATCATCAAAGGCTGGTTCTTAACGTCGACAACAGCGCGCTCAAGCAACGGATTGCAGCTCTTGTTCAGGATAAAATCTTCAAAGATGGTaaatccttctctctctctctctatatatatatatatatttacatacatatatcttCATCATAATCAACTTCTGGAGCTTAAAAATGGCACGAAGAAATGTCGCATTCTTTCCCTAAAAATCAATTCTTTTTTAGATTTATGCTTGACCCTTTTTCGGGAAAACCATTTGCCATGCCAGCTCACCAAGTAGCACtaaagaaagagatagagaggctCCGACAAGTATACCGTGAGCAGAACCTCAAGAAGATGACGACCGCCCCcgcgccaccgccaccgccaccgccaccggcCTCTGACAACCTCGGTTGTACGGAAAAGGATCGGCCCCTCAATCGTGATGGGTAGAgcctatatgtatatatatctagagagagagagacagagagagaatgaatgaatggCTGTGGTGGATTCTGCAAAAACATTGGGGGGTTCACGTGATGTGTCTCCCCAGTCCGAAAGTTGGGGTGGGGACCCAAACCCAATTGAGCGTTTGACAAGGAGCTTGAAAGATTGGATTTTGCCTGGGCACCCATTAACGTGGCCTTTCCAGTTTTATAACTAATTCCCAAGACACAGTTGTAAAAGAGATGGGTCAATGCTTGGGTCCGACCCGTTTTAAGTGTTCctattaattaatgtaattgactaattgtgaatttatttattttttgggttctttgaatttcaatttaatcTGTAGTTTGGGAAGTGTTTTAGCTTGtcaataattgtatttttttataatattttatggtTTGTTTTTGCATTGTTTCATTGTTGTGCTATATGGTATGGTTGTCTAGGAAAAAATTCTCCCTTGTTTCTCGGCAGAGTGGTTCGACCAAGTTTGTAGTGGTTGAGAAGACCTTCTATTGGGGGCATATACCCTTTCTAGGAGAACTTCATCTTCTCTGGCCCGAAGGGTAGGGTAGGTTGTAGGATTCATttggatataattttttcacttatttagtctttcttttaaatttaaaaataataaattattttatttttacttaaattattcaatgaatGTCATAATTAATGAAGATTTCTACAAAGTGATGAACAAATTCTAAGAGGTTAACATTAATTCATGTAATCATCAAGATTCTAGTTGTACTCAAGTGATAGGTGACGATGAGCCCGAGATTCTAAATTCGAATCTCATGACTTCAATTGCTCTCGATGATTATCTCGTGACTTCAAGCATACATTATTTCACATTATCAAAGACCTAAGTATGACATTATAGTTTGTGTTACGAGGTCTTTAGAAGAGTTCCTTCTTTTTCCTAAGCCACCATCATTTGGATTTGAGTTTTAGTTTGTTCTAGCATCAGTTCATCCAACTCTCTCTTCTCAAGCATCATACATCATAAGAGCAAGTGTTGAACTCCCTTACATAAGAACAAAAAGCACCCAAAACTATAACTCACCAAAGTCTACCACTTTCAAACAATTGCTAATTGGAAGAAAAACTCGTGATCACTTGTATCTATAACATGCCCAAAAGGCGATGTCTTTTTGGGTAATGTAGTTCTACATGTCACTTGGATTGAACTTCAAGATATTGATCAAATAGTTAGTCTCTAATCTAAATTTCCTAAAAATTCTTACATAGAAATCATGAAAACTTGCCCTAATTTAACTCGTGACTTCAAGCATACTTTATTTCACATTATCAAAGACCTAAATATGACATTATAGTTTATGTTACAAGGTCTTTAGAAgagttccttcttcttcttaagcCACCATCACTTGGATTCAAGTTGTTGCTTGTTCTAGCATCAGTTCATCCAACTCTCTCTTCTCAAGCATCACATACATCATAAAAGCGAGTGTTGAAGTCCTTTATGTAAGACCAAAAAGCACCCAAAATTACAACTCACTAGAGTCTACCATTTTCAAACAATTGTTGATTGGAAAAGAGACTTGCAATCACTTATATCTATAACATGTCCAAAAGACGATGTGTTTTTGGGTAATGTAGTTCTACATGTAGTTAGTCTCTAATctaaatttcc encodes:
- the LOC127792343 gene encoding basic leucine zipper 61-like; translated protein: MAQLPPRAPHPMPNWPSFPLPSAAAQQPSWVDEFLDFSTARRNSHRRSVSESIAFLPLLEDCPASSPPTTATPATNAGFEEQFMSMFDDEIEMKAAPASSEASTPSDQNSIDDEKPTLRQPQGHQPPAKGETREVESSCNPEPQPDTRASPSAAAGDTIVDPKRIKRILANRQSAQRSRVRKLQYISELERSVTTLQTEVSALSPRVAFLDHQRLVLNVDNSALKQRIAALVQDKIFKDAHQVALKKEIERLRQVYREQNLKKMTTAPAPPPPPPPPASDNLGCTEKDRPLNRDG